The genome window AATCTGGTTCATTCTGTCTTGCCATCTTGGACTCCATCGCAACAAGAACAAAAATCTGTTTGCTCTTTTGAGTGTAATGCGACGGATATTCTGTACGATGAAATTAAATAGGATTTGCAATTTTACATTAAAGAGGAACGGTCCATCCCGAATAACGCTGCACTTCTTCGGAAATATCCGCGCCCAGCTCTACGTGGCGATAGCTTGTGGGCGAGTCCCATACTTTTTTCACGAGTTTATTCATAATGTCGTGACCCGCTTTATAAAGAACCACATGCCCCATCAACGGCATTTCCAAAGTCACAAGGTCCCCTAAAGCATCCAAAGCCTTGTGACGAACGAATTCGTCTTCCCAGCGCAGGCCTTCAGGGTTGATGATTTCAGCGTGATCTAAGACGATACAGTTATCTAAGCTTCCGCCCTTCGCCAAACCGCGGGACTTCAAAGCCTCGACATCTTTCATAAAACCAAAGGTGCGAGCATTCGCCACATCACGTCCAAAGGATTGTTCGTTGATGTCGATGTCAATTGTCTGCTTCCCGATTTTGGGATGAGGAAAGTCAATCGTCACGGTCAAACGAAGTCCATGATAAGGAACGACGTAAGCGTGCTTTTCACCTTCACTAAAATAAATCGGTTCTGTGATATAGCAATATTTGCGTGGCTGATCTTGTTCAACAATCCCGACAGCAAGCAAGGCTTGCAGAAAATCACGGGCACTGCCATCCCCGATTGGAATTTCTGGTCCGTCTAATTCGATAAATAAATTATCTATGCGCAAAGCCGACAAGGCAGATAAGCAGTGCTCAATAGTCGCTACAGAAAAAGCGGCGCCACCAATAGTCGTCTGGTGAGAAGTCGCTTGCACATTGCGTGCGGTGACTTTCAAAGAAGGATTTCCTGGAAGATCTGTGCGAATAAAGTAAACGCCCGTATCCGGAGGTGCCGGTCTGAAAGTCAAAGTGCAGGAATCACCTGAGTGAATCCCGATACCATTTACCACCGTTTTTTTACGAATCGTTTTTTGTAAGAACATACTAGTTAGACATTACTCTAACTAGCGACCCTTCGCAATGCGGATTTGGCCAACAACATCACCGTTCCAGTTAGTGACCGAAGGTAGAGTGTGTTTTGCTAGGGATTTGAACTCGGCTTCGTTAAGACCCCCAAGCTGCAATAGTAAAGACGCTGTCGCCGCCTGAGCCGCACGAGAAGCGCCATCACAGGCTTTCACTGCAAAAGCGAGGCGTTTTTCAGGAAGAACCCCACAGAAAACACCTTCTGCCCCGCCCTTCACAATCGCACGACCTTGTGACTTTTCAATCACAGCTGTGGCGAAATTGTCACTGCCGGAAAGATAGAACGGAAAATTCTTAACTGCACGCAAAAGGCGTTCTGCCGCGGCTTTGCGGGCCGGTGTTTCTTTCGGATTGATCAAGGCCGACATGCCTGTCGCCATCGACTGCAAGGGAACAGCATACGTGGGAATACCGCAACCATCTACACCGTGCGGAACTTTAGAGTGATCAATCTTCATTGTCTCAGTCAGAACTTTGCGCAAACGTTTCTGCGCATTGTGTTCGTACTTTTCATAACCCGTGGGATCTTCGCCAAGATGCAGACATGTTGTGATGATTGCCGAGTGTTTTCCGGCACAGTTATTACAAAGCACTGAAGGCTTCTGCCCACGACGAGTGAAATCACTTGCAGAGGCTTCATCATAAGGCATGTGCGGAGCACAGACGTAAGCACCTTCTTTGATTTGCACCTTTTCCATCCACTGACTTAAAGCCGCAAGATGGTCTTTTTCGCCACGATGAGAGGAGCAGGCTAGCGCAATGTGCTTGTCTTCAAGTTCGTACTTATCAGCAGCCCCTGACTCAATGAGAGGTAAAGCCTGAAGCATTTTGATCGCACTACGGGGCATCGTCAGAAACTGCGGATTTCCCCAATAGTTTGTCACGCTTCCAATCTCGTTTGTTACAACGATCATCACCTGGTGCAAGCTTTCCACGACGGGACCTCTTAACACCTCAACCACTAATGGTTGTCTCAATGCCATAGCTACTTCTCCGATAGTACCGAATTTTTTGCAAACTCTGTGATCACGCGACCACGAGGTGTTTTTTGAATGAATCCTTCTTGGATCAAGAAAGGCTCATAGACCTCTTCTAGAGTGTCTCGCTCTTCACTGAGCGCAGCAGCCATTGTATCAATTCCTACGGGCCCCCCGTTATATTTTTCTTGGATCAGACTCAAAATACGACGGTCCATAAGGTCCAGTCCAAATTGATCCACTCCAAGCTGGTTCAGGGCGTAGACAGCAATGTCTTTCGAGATATTTCCATTACCTTTGACCTGGGCATAGTCGCGAACACGTTTTAAAAGACGATTCGCCACACGAGGTGTCCCGCGCGAACGGCGCGCGATTTCTTCAGCGCCTTCTTCATCGATTTTCACTTTGAGAATTTCAGCCGATCGGATCAGGATTTTTTGAAGCGCGTTTTTATCATAAAACTGCAGACGCTCGACAATTCCGAAACGGTCTCGGAATGGCGGATTTAAAAGCCCCGCTCGTGTCGTCGCCCCCACCAAAGTAAATGGCGCCAACTGAAACTTCATTGAACGTGCACCCAAGCCGTCGCCTGTGACGATGTCGATGTAGTAGTCTTCCATTGCGGTGTAAAGATACTCTTCGACGTGACGACTTAAACGATGAATTTCATCAATGAACAAAACAGAGTGCGGCTTTAATGAAGTCAGAACCGCCGCCAAATCGCCTTTTTTATCGATCGCCGGAGCCGATGTCATTTTGATCTCAGCACCCATGTCGTTCGCGATAATTTTTGAAAGCGTGGTTTTACCTAACCCCGGAGGGCCGCACAACAAAACGTGATCCAAAGATTCACCACGATGTTTTGCCGCCGCGACGAAAACTTTTAATTTTTCTTTGACGTCTTCTTGGCCCGGAAAATCTTCAAAGTGCTGGGGGCGAAGTTCGTTTTCCCAACTCTTTTCACCTTCTACCGGATCCCCTTCTAGGATGCGACTCATGATAAGCTCCCAGATAATGTCTGAAGACCTTTACGAACGCCGTCTTCCAAAGAAATATCTGTCGGAAGTGACGAAACGAACTGATCCACCAACTGAGATTTGTAACCCAGGTTTAAAAGAGCCGACGTGATTTGCGTATGGCTTTCTGATTTACCTTTGATGGTTTCTTCGATCGATACAAGTTTGCCTTTTAACGTCAGGATAATTTGTTCTGCGGTTTTTTTACCCACTTTCGGAAGACCCGAAAGAGCTTTGGCATTCCCCGCTTCGATCATCTCTTGAATTTGGGCGGGACGCCCCCCAGATAAAATACTTAAAGCCATCTTAGGACCGACGCCATTGACTTTCAAAAGTGACAAGAAAAGATTTTTTTCGTCTTTGGAATGAAACCCAAAAAGTTGCAAAGCATCTTCGCGCACGTGCGTATGCACCCAAATGATGATGTCTTTACCCATCAGAGTTTGCAAATCGCCTAAAGTATTTGATGAGGCATGAACTTCATAGCCCACCCCTTGCACATCAATCAAAGCGGAGTCATTTAAGACTTCAATAATTTTTCCACGTAAATAACCGATCATAAACTCACCGCTCTTTGCAGGATGGATTTCTTTTTAATTTCAAAAGCATGGTGGCAGGCCATAGCCAAAGCATCGGACGCGTCAATACGATTGATCACTTTGATGTTTAAAATGGCTTTGAGAATCGCCTGCACGTCTTCTTTGCTGGCGCCCCCGGTTCCGGTGACACCTTTTTTTACCACGCGTGTGGCATACTCAAACACATCAGATCCACCCAAACCGGCTTCATACATGACAACGCCACGGGCATGACCTAACTTGAACGCGCTATCGGCGTTTTTTCCCAGGAAGATTTTTTCAATCACGACTTGATCTGGTTGATACTTCGTCATGACTTCGCGAAAGGCCGAACCCAATTCTTTCATGCGATAGGGAAAAGCCTGATCGGCGTCCAATAAAATCACGCCGTGATTGATATGCTCAATCCGACCGTTTTCCACTCGGATAACTCCGAATCCTGTAATGCGAGATCCCGGATCCACTCCGAGGATTGTCACTGACATTTCCACCACCGCTAAAATTGTGCACTTTTATTCTTGGAACAATAGAATTGAGCACTTATTGAGGATTTTAGTTAGAAGTATTGCGTAGTCAATAAATCTGAAATACTATTTCTCTAGAGAGACCTTTAATTTTTTGCGAATTGGATCGAGCATTGATGAAAATAGATGCAAGCACCATTGAAAAGTACCAGCAGATTCTTGAGAAAGATCCGAATTCTCAGGTTTTCGCTCCGCTGGCGGAAGCTTATCGCGAAATGGGTCTTCTTCCTGAAGCCAAAAAAACTGTGACTGCCGGCGTTCAACGCCACCCGCAATTTGTCGGCGGCCTTGTCACGTACACCAAAGTCATGCGCGATCTTGGAGAGCTGAACAAGGCCCTGGATGCGGCAAAGCGCGCGACGTCACTTTCTCCTGAAAATATTTTGGCGCATCAGCTTTTGGCTGAAGTTCAACTAGCCAGCAAAAATCCGAAGGAAGCTCTTAAAGCTTTCAAGATGGTTTTATTCTTAAATCCAAATTCGAAGTCAGCACAAAAAGCCGTGCAAAAATTAGAATCTTTGACTGCGGACGAATACGACGAAGAAGTTTTTGCGATGACAAAGCTTCCGGAAGTTCGCTTGAATGAAGCTCCTCCGCCTGTCGCAAAAAAGGAAGAGGCTTTGATTGCAAAACCTCTGACGCCGGCATCACCAAGCAAAGCCATGGAACGCATGCTTTCTTTGATTGATGCCTTTATTGTGCGCAATGATCTGGAAAAAGCTCATGCTCTTTTAAAAGACACGCGCGTGGAGTTTGGTGATCATCCGGAAATTCAAAGACGAATGAAGACTCTTCAAGTTCGTTATAATGATTCTGACGAAGCAACTCCTTTAAGACCTTTGATGCCGCGAGAACAACTCGTGCGCGAGCGTAAGCTGGAAGTTCTTCAAATGATGCTTCGCAAAATTGAAGAGTATCGCCTGCAGACTTAGCACTCACAACACCATGACGCACAAAGACCTCCACGCTGGAAAATGGCGATAGACTCGTTTTCCAAAGGAGTGACTGTTGACCAAATACAGGCACTTAGGAGAATATGGCCCCTCTGCATTTACAATTTAAAAGGATCAAACATGTACGAAACGTCCGATTTTAAAAAAGGTCTTAAAATCATGATCGAGGGCAAGCCCTACGTAGTCGTTGATTTCCAACACGTTAAACCAGGAAA of Bdellovibrio bacteriovorus contains these proteins:
- the lpxC gene encoding UDP-3-O-acyl-N-acetylglucosamine deacetylase — protein: MFLQKTIRKKTVVNGIGIHSGDSCTLTFRPAPPDTGVYFIRTDLPGNPSLKVTARNVQATSHQTTIGGAAFSVATIEHCLSALSALRIDNLFIELDGPEIPIGDGSARDFLQALLAVGIVEQDQPRKYCYITEPIYFSEGEKHAYVVPYHGLRLTVTIDFPHPKIGKQTIDIDINEQSFGRDVANARTFGFMKDVEALKSRGLAKGGSLDNCIVLDHAEIINPEGLRWEDEFVRHKALDALGDLVTLEMPLMGHVVLYKAGHDIMNKLVKKVWDSPTSYRHVELGADISEEVQRYSGWTVPL
- a CDS encoding asparaginase, which produces MALRQPLVVEVLRGPVVESLHQVMIVVTNEIGSVTNYWGNPQFLTMPRSAIKMLQALPLIESGAADKYELEDKHIALACSSHRGEKDHLAALSQWMEKVQIKEGAYVCAPHMPYDEASASDFTRRGQKPSVLCNNCAGKHSAIITTCLHLGEDPTGYEKYEHNAQKRLRKVLTETMKIDHSKVPHGVDGCGIPTYAVPLQSMATGMSALINPKETPARKAAAERLLRAVKNFPFYLSGSDNFATAVIEKSQGRAIVKGGAEGVFCGVLPEKRLAFAVKACDGASRAAQAATASLLLQLGGLNEAEFKSLAKHTLPSVTNWNGDVVGQIRIAKGR
- the ruvB gene encoding Holliday junction branch migration DNA helicase RuvB; translation: MSRILEGDPVEGEKSWENELRPQHFEDFPGQEDVKEKLKVFVAAAKHRGESLDHVLLCGPPGLGKTTLSKIIANDMGAEIKMTSAPAIDKKGDLAAVLTSLKPHSVLFIDEIHRLSRHVEEYLYTAMEDYYIDIVTGDGLGARSMKFQLAPFTLVGATTRAGLLNPPFRDRFGIVERLQFYDKNALQKILIRSAEILKVKIDEEGAEEIARRSRGTPRVANRLLKRVRDYAQVKGNGNISKDIAVYALNQLGVDQFGLDLMDRRILSLIQEKYNGGPVGIDTMAAALSEERDTLEEVYEPFLIQEGFIQKTPRGRVITEFAKNSVLSEK
- the ruvA gene encoding Holliday junction branch migration protein RuvA; protein product: MIGYLRGKIIEVLNDSALIDVQGVGYEVHASSNTLGDLQTLMGKDIIIWVHTHVREDALQLFGFHSKDEKNLFLSLLKVNGVGPKMALSILSGGRPAQIQEMIEAGNAKALSGLPKVGKKTAEQIILTLKGKLVSIEETIKGKSESHTQITSALLNLGYKSQLVDQFVSSLPTDISLEDGVRKGLQTLSGSLS
- the ruvC gene encoding crossover junction endodeoxyribonuclease RuvC — translated: MSVTILGVDPGSRITGFGVIRVENGRIEHINHGVILLDADQAFPYRMKELGSAFREVMTKYQPDQVVIEKIFLGKNADSAFKLGHARGVVMYEAGLGGSDVFEYATRVVKKGVTGTGGASKEDVQAILKAILNIKVINRIDASDALAMACHHAFEIKKKSILQRAVSL
- a CDS encoding tetratricopeptide repeat protein, with the protein product MKIDASTIEKYQQILEKDPNSQVFAPLAEAYREMGLLPEAKKTVTAGVQRHPQFVGGLVTYTKVMRDLGELNKALDAAKRATSLSPENILAHQLLAEVQLASKNPKEALKAFKMVLFLNPNSKSAQKAVQKLESLTADEYDEEVFAMTKLPEVRLNEAPPPVAKKEEALIAKPLTPASPSKAMERMLSLIDAFIVRNDLEKAHALLKDTRVEFGDHPEIQRRMKTLQVRYNDSDEATPLRPLMPREQLVRERKLEVLQMMLRKIEEYRLQT